One window of the Rosa rugosa chromosome 3, drRosRugo1.1, whole genome shotgun sequence genome contains the following:
- the LOC133737994 gene encoding F-box/FBD/LRR-repeat protein At3g26920-like: MEKKRRIIKLDHQDSKSELQVEGFKEDRISELPDSVLCHIFSFLPTLYVVWTTVLSTRWNNLWISVPSLDFNQTDFPGRRGWLALRTFVDRVLSVRDSSHIDRFHLFCCSFGFEEKDFHLFDPWTFTENRNDVFKLDFCIVADHRLRKLELRLSQRIFIYNTKLVLDLVSKCSITPGCFPSSLKSLSDLMGFLNLNFPSVEEDMVIDGSFKQPFDYYISRKELKTLLTSFIIRDNEEPPTIYLNAPNLENLVIQGPAKDLPNYVLENVSSLVKAEIDLPFADCLSPRGSLLLSRISGVEYLSLSVPCDLVARSIPVFENLKRLKLFHLSSLVWLTEFLRRSPNLEYLVLNTSHPKWRDAEYIPGYLNERYVQGFAPFNPPQTVPNCLLSHLKTISWSAFMGDKEEWEAVKYLFKPGEVLSKFTISAYVQVTKEEAKKLCKEILTFRKCSKTCVVEVI, encoded by the coding sequence atggagaagaagagaagaattaTCAAACTTGACCATCAGGATTCGAAATCGGAACTTCAAGTCGAGGGATTTAAAGAAGATAGGATAAGTGAATTGCCGGATTCAGTACTTTGTCACATATTTTCGTTCCTTCCGACTTTATATGTGGTGTGGACCACCGTTTTGTCTACGAGATGGAACAACTTATGGATTTCTGTTCCGAGCTTAGATTTCAACCAGACGGATTTCCCTGGACGCCGAGGATGGCTTGCATTGAGGACATTTGTAGATCGCGTGCTTTCAGTACGCGACTCATCACACATTGATAGGTTCCATCTTTTTTGTTGTTCTTTTGGATTTGAAGAGAAAGATTTCCATCTTTTTGATCCCTGGACATTCACTGAGAACAGGAATGATGTTTTTAAACTTGACTTTTGTATTGTTGCCGATCATCGTCTTCGGAAATTAGAGTTGAGATTGTCTCAAAGAATCTTTATTTACAATACAAAGCTTGTTCTAGACTTGGTTTCAAAATGTAGTATTACTCCAGGTTGTTTCCCAAGTAGTCTCAAGTCCCTCAGTGACTTGATGGGATTTCTTAATCTCAACTTTCCATCAGTTGAAGAAGACATGGTTATAGATGGCAGTTTTAAACAACCTTTCGATTACTACATCTCTAGAAAAGAACTAAAGACATTGTTAACAAGTTTCATCATCCGAGATAATGAAGAACCACCCACCATTTATCTCAATGCTCCAAATCTCGAAAATCTTGTCATTCAGGGCCCGGCTAAAGATTTGCCTAACTATGTTTTGGAGAATGTATCTTCCTTGGTAAAAGCTGAGATTGATCTCCCTTTTGCAGATTGTTTAAGTCCCCGGGGAAGTTTGTTGCTGAGTAGAATATCCGGTGTTGAATATCTGTCTCTTTCAGTTCCTTGTGATCTTGTGGCAAGGTCTATTCctgtttttgaaaatttgaagCGACTGAAGCTATTTCATCTTAGTAGCCTTGTCTGGTTAACGGAGTTTCTAAGGAGATCACCTAATCTAGAGTATCTTGTTCTGAATACTAGTCACCCCAAATGGAGGGATGCAGAGTATATACCAGGATATCTTAATGAGAGATATGTTCAAGGATTTGCGCCGTTCAATCCACCACAAACTGTGCCTAATTGCTTGTTGTCGCACCTCAAGACTATCTCATGGAGTGCTTTCATGGGAGACAAGGAGGAGTGGGAAGCGGTGAAATATTTGTTTAAGCCCGGTGAAGTTCTCAGTAAATTTACTATTTCAGCTTATGTACAGGTCACAAAAGAGGAAGCTAAGAAGTTGTGCAAAGAAATTTTAACATTTCGTAAGTGTTCAAAGACTTGTGTGGTTGAAGTTATCTAG
- the LOC133738715 gene encoding protein NPGR1, translated as MLCACSGEQFKFEEPPQSPESLATRDFSASGLSSRTIGDWDLGSKFDDIQVDEAESTLKEALSLNYEEARALLGRLEFQRGNFDAALQVFQGIDIRNLTPRMAKAIVERIRHRKPRVKGDSYVMLNVMSLHSVSLLTEAILLKARSLGELGRFREAAKECKVILDTVELALPNGMPEEIGEDCKLQEMFHKALELLPILWTKAGYLEEAITAYRRALIKPWNLDPERLAGVQKSLACTLLYSGVEASLPPQLQVWGPTTPKNSTEEAILLLLILMKKVALNQIKWDSEVMDHLSYALSVTGQFELLANHFEQALPGLYGRAERWYLLALCYSACGQNEEALNLLKKVAGCSEAKNKPHFLSFLLGAKLCSLDTVHAHEGIEFSRKAIDLVSDQCEHFMGQAHKFLGVCYSGAARASISDSERMVFQRESLNSLNHAALNGKGDPEVMYSLGLENAVQRNLDAAFSYTMKYSDMVAGSSGHGWKLLALVVSAEQRFNDAEAIVDFALDEAGRRDQLELLRLKAVLQIAQEHPKQAIETYRMLLASVQAQRNSKAKNFEQGRTLDPEAILERNLEKEAWRDLATIYTKLSLWPDAEICINKAKLIEFYSPQSWHTTGTLFEAQSKHKEALISFSVSLSIEPDYVPSIVSTAEVLMKLGSGSLPIARSFLMNALRLEPTNHEAWLNLGMLSKMEGSLQQAAEFFQAAYELQLSAPVQSFV; from the exons ATGTTGTGTGCTTGTTCAGGAGAGCAGTTCAAGTTTGAAGAGCCACCTCAGTCGCCGGAGTCATTGGCTACCAGGGACTTCTCGGCGAGTGGCCTATCTTCGAGGACCATCGGAGATTGGGACTTGGGCTCGAAATTTGATGACATTCAAGTAGATGAGGCTGAGTCCACTCTCAAAGAAGCTCTATCTTTGAATTATGAG GAAGCTAGGGCGTTGTTGGGGAGGCTTGAGTTCCAGAGAGGGAATTTTGATGCTGCTCTTCAGGTGTTTCAGGGTATTGACATTAGGAACTTAACCCCAAGAATGGCCAAGGCCATTGTCGAGAGAATTAGGCACCGAAAACCGCGTGTGAAAGGCGATAGCTATGTGATGCTCAATGTGATGTCCTTGCATTCAGTGAGCTTACTGACTGAGGCAATATTGCTCAAGGCAAGATCACTGGGGGAGCTGGGAAGGTTTAGAG aggctgcaaaggaatGCAAAGTTATTCTTGACACAGTTGAATTGGCATTGCCTAACGGAATGCCTGAAGAAATTGGTGAGGACTGTAAATTGCAAGAAATGTTTCACAAAGCACTTGAGTTGCTCCCTATTTTGTGGACCAAGGCAGGGTATCTTGAAGAAGCGATAACTGCATATCGCCGGGCTCTGATCAAGCCATGGAATTTGGACCCTGAGAGGTTGGCTGGTGTTCAGAAAAGCTTAGCTTGCACTTTACTGTATAGTGGTGTAGAAGCAAGCCTTCCACCTCAGCTGCAAGTATGGGGTCCAACTACACCCAAGAACAGTACAGAAGAAGCAATCCTGTTGTTGTTGATACTTATGAAAAAGGTGGCATTGAATCAAATAAAGTGGGATTCAGAAGTTATGGATCATTTGAGTTATGCACTTTCTGTTACTGGACAGTTCGAATTATTAGCTAATCATTTCGAGCAGGCCCTTCCGGGGTTGTATGGTCGAGCTGAGAGATGGTACTTGCTTGCACTTTGTTACAGTGCCTGTGGACAAAATGAAGAAGCACTGAACCTTTTGAAAAAGGTTGCCGGCTGTTCCGAAGCAAAGAACAAGCCCCATTTCCTATCTTTTCTCTTGGGAGCAAAGCTATGTTCCCTAGATACGGTTCATGCTCATGAAGGGATAGAATTTTCGCGTAAAGCTATTGACTTGGTCAGTGATCAGTGCGAGCATTTCATGGGTCAAGCACATAAGTTTCTTGGTGTTTGCTATAGCGGTGCAGCAAGAGCATCTATATCTGATTCTGAAAGAATGGTTTTTCAGAGAGAGTCTTTGAACTCTCTAAATCATGCTGCTCTTAATGGGAAGGGGGATCCCGAGGTAATGTATAGTCTTGGCCTCGAAAATGCTGTGCAAAGGAATTTAGATGCAGCTTTCAGTTATACAATGAAGTACTCAGATATGGTGGCTGGCAGCTCAGGACACGGCTGGAAGCTATTAGCCCTTGTAGTTTCTGCAGAGCAGCGATTCAATGATGCTGAAGCCATAGTGGATTTTGCTTTGGATGAAGCAGGAAGAAGAGATCAATTAGAACTGCTCAGACTGAAAGCGGTGCTTCAAATTGCTCAGGAACATCCCAAGCAAGCAATAGAAACCTACAGAATGTTGCTAGCTTCTGTTCAAGCACAAAGGAATTCAAAAGCAAAGAACTTTGAGCAAGGAAGGACCTTAGATCCTGAG GCAATTCTGGAAAGAAACTTGGAAAAGGAAGCCTGGAGGGACTTGGCAACCATTTATACGAAACTTAGTTTGTGGCCTGATGCAGAAATATGTATCAATAAAGCCAAGCTAATTGAGTTTTATTCTCCTCAAAGTTGGCATACGACAG GTACGTTATTTGAAGCTCAATCCAAGCACAAGGAAGCCCTCATTTCGTTCTCAGTATCACTTTCAATAGAGCCAGATTATGTTCCAAGCATCGTTTCAACTGCAGAAGTATTGATGAAACTCGGTTCTGGATCACTCCCTATTGCAAGAAGCTTTTTAATGAATGCTCTGCGATTAGAACCCACAAACCATGAGGCTTGGTTGAATCTCGGAATGTTGTCGAAAATGGAAGGCTCATTGCAGCAAGCAGCAGAATTTTTCCAGGCTGCATATGAGCTTCAGCTGTCAGCTCCGGTGCAAAGCTTTGTGTAA
- the LOC133736794 gene encoding uncharacterized protein LOC133736794, translated as MGILCCFDGGNSSAERKEQERLASAEVVAKAAEAAQRRQEEFEKSAAGRAARAQQQAAAKQAANSNKGEPVLKWSMG; from the exons atgGGGATACTGTGCTGTTTCGACGGAGGCAATAGTAGCGCAGAGAGAAAAGAACAAGAGAGGTTGGCCTCTGCAGAAGTTGTTGCCAAAGCTGCCGAAGCCGCCCAAAGaag GCAAGAGGAATTTGAGAAGTCTGCAGCTGGTAGAGCTGCACGTGCACAGCAACAGGCGGCTGCAAAGCAAGCTGCCAACTCCAACAAAGGCGAACCAGTGTTAAAG TGGTCAATGGGATGA
- the LOC133736792 gene encoding uncharacterized protein LOC133736792, with the protein MRFRVLSGDCSCWILKSQNPNLQREREREREMSTLKLDSISPTETVEIENGLSLVPRLRLNITVYPSSQVVSKPIDEWKMKQTLIDFLKNSLSDPVTVPEEDLKIRRVRDLKKRKRDDPVASGTIFIRDLGFLRKTSRKGEEVEKKFSDWRRYIVEKMDGIELNLEGVKFKLNVAVPESDDFQGMKKGWEEFYAFGNRGFSRGGKQETDTIILRGVPSRWFAEPRVSSKPSMLVTHTIFSTFGKIRNLNVAEDDDPGKDANEDDGDLVSGLHCKIVVQFEKHKDFCNTFKAFCGRSLQKEGSKLKADYEVAWDKDGFFRNSRNQTQEDSSRARETTTYPRQQQHYSRFSSDEAPRKRFKE; encoded by the exons ATGCGATTTCGAGTGTTGTCAGGAGACTGTTCCTGTTGGATTCTAAAAtctcaaaaccctaatttgcagagagagagagagagagagagagagatgagcaCGCTGAAGTTGGATTCGATTTCTCCTACTGAAACCGTGGAGATAGAGAATGGTCTGTCACTGGTGCCGCGGCTCCGGCTGAATATAACGGTGTATCCGTCGAGCCAAGTTGTGAGCAAACCGATTGACGAGTGGAAGATGAAGCAAACCCTAATTGACTTCCTCAAGAACTCGCTTTCCGATCCGGTCACAGTTCCGGAGGAGGATCTCAAGATCAGACGGGTGAGGGACCTGAAGAAGCGGAAGCGGGACGACCCTGTAGCTTCCGGTACCATCTTCATTCGCGACCTAGGGTTTCTGAGGAAGACGAGTAGGAAGGGTGAGGAGGTGGAGAAGAAGTTCAGTGATTGGAGGAGGTACATTGTGGAGAAGATGGATGGGATTGAGCTCAATCTCGAAGGGGTTAAGTTCAAGCTAAACGTCGCCGTTCCGGAGTCGGATGATTTCCAGGGGATGAAGAAAGGTTGGGAGGAGTTTTACGCTTTCGGAAATCGAG GGTTTTCGAGGGGTGGGAAGCAAGAGACTGATACTATAATACTGAGGGGTGTTCCTTCACGCTGGTTCGCAGAGCCACGGGTTTCGTCTAAGCCTTCAATGCTGGTTACACATACCATCTTTTCGACATTTGGGAAGATAAG GAATCTTAATGTTGCTGAGGACGATGATCCAGGTAAGGATGCGAATGAGGATGATGGGGACTTGGTTTCAGGTCTCCATTGTAAGATTGTGGTTCAGTTCGAGAAACACAAGGACTTCTGCAACACTTTCAAGGCGTTTTGTGGCCGCTCATTGCAAAAG GAAGGATCTAAGTTGAAGGCTGATTATGAGGTTGCTTGGGACAAGGATGGATTTTTCCGAAACTCGAGAAATCAAACACAGGAAGACAGTAGCAGGGCACGAGAAACCACAACATATCCCAGGCAGCAGCAACACTATTCTCGGTTCAGTTCCGATGAAGCTCCCAGAAAGAGGTTTAAG GAATAG
- the LOC133738374 gene encoding uncharacterized protein LOC133738374, with the protein MLSPFSCGFFHPETSDEFDEPIITNSPCSTPRRSSGRRSGGFIHRIHNHNKDSKNPYSTRGLDKFSALMADLEEKRQQIYAQTGSQDDTFVRFVYKDSNDSSPVPIVLKLKDKKQQEQKTKPHHHHEEKHAEALDKLTVKPSVAPAKEEVPPEQQPKTNTIKNNMFDFLRSVNFRRPSFYLPVVVVLILVLLAVFGRSVAILCTSIGWYAIPTLKEQSLNTTRRSRKASKPKEHAKRSSENKMVIGTSEGLSSPKSDNNTTPRSRKHGHRKSW; encoded by the coding sequence atgtTGAGCCCTTTCAGCTGTGGCTTTTTCCACCCAGAAACATCTGATGAGTTCGACGAACCCATCATCACAAATAGTCCTTGTTCGACTCCAAGAAGATCATCGGGCAGACGAAGTGGTGGTTTCATTCATAGAATCCATAACCACAACAAGGACAGCAAGAACCCGTATTCGACTCGAGGGCTCGACAAGTTCTCTGCCCTCATGGCCGATCTTGAAGAGAAACGCCAGCAGATTTATGCTCAAACCGGCTCTCAGGACGATACCTTCGTTCGATTTGTGTACAAGGACTCAAACGACAGCTCTCCTGTTCCAATTGTGCTGAAGTTGAAGGACAAGAAGCAACAAGAGCAGAAAACGAagcctcatcatcatcatgaagAAAAGCATGCAGAAGCGTTAGATAAATTGACCGTTAAACCCTCCGTAGCGCCCGCCAAAGAAGAAGTACCACCCGAGCAACAACCTAAGACCAATACTATAAAGAACAACATGTTTGACTTCTTGCGGAGCGTCAACTTCAGGCGACCGTCGTTTTATCTTCCGGTGGTTGtggtgttgattttggtgttgcTGGCCGTGTTTGGGCGGTCGGTGGCGATTTTGTGTACCTCTATCGGTTGGTATGCAATTCCAACACTGAAAGAACAGAGCTTGAATActacaagaagatcaagaaaagCTTCGAAGCCAAAAGAACATGCGAAAAGGTCGAGTGAGAATAAGATGGTGATTGGTACTAGTGAAGGATTGTCTTCTCCGAAAAGTGACAACAATACCACGCCCCGATCCCGGAAACATGGTCACCGGAAAAGTTGGTGA
- the LOC133736793 gene encoding GPN-loop GTPase QQT1: MVFGQVVIGPPGSGKTTYCNGMSQFLELIGRKVAVINLDPANDSLPYECAVNIADLVKLSDVMAEHSLGPNGGLVYCMDYLEKNIDWLEARLKPLLKDHYLLFDFPGQVELFFLYSNAKNIIMKLIKKLNLRLAAVHLVDAHLCSDPAKYVSALLLSLSTMIHMELPHINVLSKIDLIQNYGKLAFNLDFYTDVEDLSYLQNSLDQDPRLAKFRKLTKELCGVIEDYSLVSFTTLDIQDKESVGKLVKLIDKTNGYIFASIEASAVEFSKIAVGPVDWDYHRVGEVQEKYIKFDEDCDDNE; the protein is encoded by the exons ATGGTGTTTGGGCAAGTTGTGATCGGTCCACCTGGCTCAGGGAAGACCACTTACTGCAACGGCATGTCGCAATTCCTCGAACTCATTGGAAG GAAAGTTGCGGTTATCAATTTGGACCCGGCTAACGATTCATTACC GTATGAATGTGCTGTGAACATAGCTGATCTTGTAAAACTAAGTGATGTCATGGCGGAACATTCTCTTGGTCCAAATGGAG GTCTGGTATATTGCATGGATTATCtagagaaaaatattgactGGTTGGAGGCTAGGTTGAAACCTCTTCTTAAAG ATCACTATCTTCTCTTTGATTTTCCCGGCCAAGTGGAACTATTCTTTCTTTATTCCAACGCCAAGAATATTATCATGAAACTCATAAAGAAGTTAAACCTCAGG TTGGCTGCAGTGCATTTAGTTGACGCCCATCTTTGCAGTGATCCTGCGAAGTATGTTAGTGCATTGCTTCTCTCTTTATCAACCATGATCCATATGGAGCTCCCACACATAAATGTCTTGTCTAAGATTGATTTGATACAGAACTATGGAAAGCTAG CTTTCAACCTTGATTTCTATACTGATGTGGAGGATTTATCTTATCTTCAGAACAGTCTTGATCAGGATCCTCGCTTAGCTAAATTCAG AAAGCTTACCAAGGAGCTCTGTGGTGTCATAGAAGACTACAGTCTTGTCAGCTTTACAACCTTAGATATTCAG GATAAAGAGAGCGTGGGGAAACTAGTTAAGCTGATAGACAAGACCAATGGATATATTTTTGCTAGCATTGAAGCAAGTGCAGTAGAATTCAGCAAAATTGCAGTTGGTCCTGTTGATTGGGATTACCACAGA GTTGGAGAAGTGCAAGAGAAGTACATCAAGTTTGATGAAGACTGTGATGACAATGAATAG